The following proteins are encoded in a genomic region of Rattus rattus isolate New Zealand chromosome 2, Rrattus_CSIRO_v1, whole genome shotgun sequence:
- the LOC116893623 gene encoding interferon-induced transmembrane protein 3, which translates to MNHTSQAFMNAATGGQPPNYERIKEEYEVSELGAPHGSTSVRTTVINMPREVSVPDHVVWSLFNTLFMNFCCLGFIAYAYSVKSRDRKMVGDMTGAQAYASTAKCLNISSLVLSILMVVITIVTVVIIVLNAPRLQT; encoded by the exons ATGAACCACACTTCTCAAGCCTTCATGAACGCTGCCACTGGGGGACAACCCCCAAACTACGAAAGAATCAAGGAAGAATATGAGGTGTCTGAACTGGGGGCACCCCACGGATCGACTTCTGTCAGAACTACCGTGATCAACATGCCCAGAGAGGTCTCTGTGCCTGACCATGTGGTCTGGTCCCTGTTCAATACGCTCTTCATGAACTTCTGCTGCCTGGGCTTCATTGCCTATGCCTACTCTGTGAAG TCTAGGGATCGGAAGATGGTGGGTGATATGACTGGAGCCCAGGCCTACGCATCCACTGCCAAATGCCTGAACATCAGCTCCCTGGTCCTCAGCATCCTCATGGTCGTTATCACTATTGTTACTGTCGTCATCATTGTTCTTAACGCTCCTCGTCTCCAGACTTGA